One window of the Anaeromyxobacter dehalogenans 2CP-C genome contains the following:
- a CDS encoding alpha/beta hydrolase, with translation MTPTRSTLRPTRLRRLGVLLSIAAALAMCAPARAGRAPPADLDARPVELRSGSGSTIRGWLARGHPGAGAVLLLHGIGASAAEMAGRARFLAGAGYSVLAIDFRGHGASGSAQTTYGALESRDARAAVEWLRAALPGERIGVIGISMGGAAALLGAVPLKVDALVLESVYPTIDAAIRNRARAWLGPLGALLAPLVERLMLPRQGVRATDLRPVDRIGDQVAPLLVLAGAADPYTPLSESRALYRNARGPKALWEVPGAGHVDLHAFAPAEYERRVGGFLDRRLRAQTARAPAGAAPRAGGPLAAAPTGAATGTP, from the coding sequence TTGACCCCGACGCGCTCCACCCTCCGGCCCACCCGCCTCCGCCGCCTCGGCGTCCTGCTCTCGATCGCGGCCGCGCTCGCCATGTGCGCCCCTGCCCGCGCCGGGCGCGCGCCGCCGGCGGACCTCGACGCGCGGCCGGTCGAGCTGCGGAGCGGCTCCGGGAGCACGATCCGCGGCTGGCTCGCGCGCGGGCACCCGGGCGCGGGCGCCGTCCTGCTGCTGCACGGCATCGGCGCGAGCGCCGCCGAGATGGCCGGGCGCGCCCGCTTCCTCGCCGGGGCGGGCTACTCGGTGCTCGCCATCGACTTTCGCGGGCACGGCGCGAGCGGGTCGGCGCAGACGACCTACGGAGCGCTGGAGAGCCGCGACGCGCGCGCCGCGGTGGAGTGGCTGCGCGCGGCGCTGCCGGGCGAGCGGATCGGGGTGATCGGCATCTCCATGGGCGGCGCGGCGGCGCTGCTCGGCGCGGTCCCGCTGAAGGTGGACGCGCTGGTGCTCGAGTCGGTCTACCCCACCATCGACGCCGCGATCCGCAACCGGGCGCGGGCCTGGCTCGGGCCGCTCGGCGCGCTCCTCGCGCCGCTCGTCGAGCGGCTGATGCTCCCGCGCCAGGGGGTCCGCGCGACCGATCTCCGCCCGGTGGATCGCATCGGCGACCAGGTCGCGCCGCTCCTCGTGCTCGCGGGCGCCGCCGATCCGTACACGCCGCTCTCGGAGTCGAGGGCGCTCTACCGGAACGCCCGCGGTCCGAAGGCGCTCTGGGAGGTGCCCGGCGCCGGGCACGTGGACCTGCACGCGTTCGCGCCGGCCGAGTACGAGCGGCGCGTCGGCGGGTTCCTGGATCGCAGGTTGCGGGCGCAGACGGCGCGGGCGCCGGCCGGCGCGGCGCCGCGCGCCGGCGGACCGCTCGCCGCCGCGCCCACGGGCGCGGCTACGGGTACGCCGTGA